A stretch of DNA from Terriglobia bacterium:
TGGTGCTTCCGACGCTCGACCGCAAGGCTCTTGCGGATGTCGCGTCACAGGTTGTCCTGAGAACCTATGCTGTCGGCGCCGTGATCATCCGTCAAGGCGAGGTCGCGGATCGCTTCTTCATGATTCACGAGGGAGAGGTGGATATCGAGGTTGCCGCCGGCCATGATGGCGCATCGCGCGTCGTGAATCGGCTGGGCCCAGGCGGCTATTTCGGAGAGATCGGGTTGTTGACCGGCTCGACGCGAAACGCCACGGCCCGTGCCATTCGGGAAACTCAGTTGATGGAGCTGGACAGAAGCGGCTTCATGACGATGATCTCGACGAGCGACCTCACGAGCCAGGAACTGTCGCGGGTGATGCGCCAGCGGATCATCGCCACCGGGCTTGCTGTTGCTTTGCCGTCGCTCGACGCGCGGCAGGCGGCAAACCTGGCCGAGCGAGTCCAGCTCCAGCACTATGCCGCACAGCAAGAAATCGTGCGGCAGGGTGAGCCCGCCGATGCCTTCTATGTTTTAACTCGCGGAGCCTGCGAGGTCTTCTGCCGCACCCCCGGCGGAGGAGATGCCGTCGTCGGGCAACTCTTTCCGGGCGACTTCTTCGGAGAAGTGGGACTGTTACTCGGGATGCTGCGCACAGCTACTGTCCGCGCAGGACCTGAAACCGATGCGGAAGTTCTCGCAATCGACAGCGATGGTTTCCGGTCCTTGATCCAGGATTCCAAGCTTGCGCATGAGGAAATCGCAAACGTCATGCGGACTCGTCTAGCAGCGCAAAAGACCTCCGGGCACGGAACAGGTCAATAACTCAATAACACTTCCAACGGCCGGCTGCCGGCCGAAACCATCCTGTCAGATTATTCCCGGGATCGCCCAATAGGGCACCGCATTGCGATAGACTTCCCAATCTTCACCGTACTTCGCGGCACAGCGCTTGTCGTCTCGAATAGCGCGATCCGGCAAGAGAATGGCCAGGAAAATAAGATAAAAGTAGGGAAGCAGGTTTTCGAACCCGGCCGGCAGTATCCACAAGAAGCCGCAAAGGGCCTCGGGCACGTAGTGGAAGTGCCGGGCAAGTCCCCACCAGCCTGAAGCGAGCAAAAGGTTTTGCCTTTGCCCGCGCCCGGCCGTTACATATCGTCCGACGATCAAAACCGGTGCTTTGCCCCATATCAGAGTCCTTCCGTCCGTCTCCCTCACCCTCTGCCGTTGCTCGTCGGCAAGATAAGTGACCAGCACACACACAGTTCCTGCGGCAAAAATCAGAGCCGCCGGTAAGGCGCGCAAAGATAGCGAGTGATCCACTAAATACAAGGTGGACGAGGTGTAGATGCTCGGCAGCCAGGCAAGACAGCCCCAGCAGATATAGAAGCCGGCGCGATCATGCGTGATATCGAGCGAGCGAAGATAGCCGGCCTCCCACCAATAAAATTTCGCCAGATAAATGAATTGAATCCCGATCGAGGCCAGCATCGCGTGGCTGAGACGTCCATGCCTTGAATATTGCGCCGCTGCGAAGGATATGAGGATCAGAGGCCAGCCCATCATTCCGAAATGGCAGTTTGTAAACATCTTGACGTCCCAACCCAGGATGACCGGATGCAACTCCATTCCCCAGAAATAATCGAAAACGATGCTTCCGGTTCCGCCGCTGTCGCAGTTGGAAGGCCTGGTCCGGCCTTTAACGTAGAGAAAGGCACAAAAGACGATACTGAAAAGGTTGAGCGCCCCCAGCAGTTCCCCGAAATGATCGTAGATCACTGCCGCCGGGAACAATCCCAAACCGAACGAGGCTGCCAGATATAGGGCCAGCGTAGCGATAAATGCAAAAAGCCCGTTGACCTTATAAACGGGAATGTTGCCGCCGGGAGTCACCGGCCCCTGAACGGTACGGCCGGGCAAAACCTTCATCAGAGCCAGCTGGACTGTCCCGTAAATGAGAAGCATCGTCCACGCGGTCCGCGATCCCCAGAACACTGGTCTCCATACATGCCCGATCACCGCCAGAGTTCCGGCGTGCCTGAACTCGGCGAGCAGGCTTAACACGGACCCGCCATGAACCACGTACGTGTACCACAGGGTAATGGTGAAAGGCGGACTGCAAAGAATCAAGGCGGCCGGTAATAATGTTCGCCGCAGCCATTGGGAGGCGACCGGTTTTACGGATTCCCTAAGCAGGCCGATGCGCCTTGAGGAAGGAATGAATCTGGCGCACGGCCAGGGGAATTCGCTCCTTGGGTTCTTTCCAGGGGAAGATGCTGACTTCGGCTTTTGGCGCGAGCATCGCGCACTCCATGGCGACGGCGAGCGGGTGCGCCGGGACATCGTCCGGCAGGATGAGGACCGGATTCTGGCAACTGCGCACGAAATCGCGGGTAACGGTGAACACGAAGTCCGGGTCGGTCTCGAACATCCGGGTGACGAATTGATCGGTCGTCTGCAAGCTGATCTCGGGCCGTTTCGCGATCAGCGTCGCACCCCAGCCCTTCCAGAATGCGCCTGCGTACTTCGGGTCGCGCATTTCCGGACGCCAGCCCACGGGCTGAGCCAGCACGGCCGCGGCAATGCGAGTGGGAGCGCGCTTCAGAAGACTCC
This window harbors:
- a CDS encoding 7-dehydrocholesterol reductase translates to MILCSPPFTITLWYTYVVHGGSVLSLLAEFRHAGTLAVIGHVWRPVFWGSRTAWTMLLIYGTVQLALMKVLPGRTVQGPVTPGGNIPVYKVNGLFAFIATLALYLAASFGLGLFPAAVIYDHFGELLGALNLFSIVFCAFLYVKGRTRPSNCDSGGTGSIVFDYFWGMELHPVILGWDVKMFTNCHFGMMGWPLILISFAAAQYSRHGRLSHAMLASIGIQFIYLAKFYWWEAGYLRSLDITHDRAGFYICWGCLAWLPSIYTSSTLYLVDHSLSLRALPAALIFAAGTVCVLVTYLADEQRQRVRETDGRTLIWGKAPVLIVGRYVTAGRGQRQNLLLASGWWGLARHFHYVPEALCGFLWILPAGFENLLPYFYLIFLAILLPDRAIRDDKRCAAKYGEDWEVYRNAVPYWAIPGII